The following are from one region of the Tachysurus fulvidraco isolate hzauxx_2018 chromosome 15, HZAU_PFXX_2.0, whole genome shotgun sequence genome:
- the srebf1 gene encoding sterol regulatory element-binding protein 1 isoform X1 gives MNNNMSFDDPSLDSLDPSISLNDPSDIDTALLNDIDDMLQLIHNQEIPELQEFSFFDHTTFPPPPAPTHDLSTLAPSSLALTSHTSSTSSNSSTILSSSPHLDALLGPPVSHSSSTPEKTFHVPKFQQSSSTKVTSTPVAPSQVKQPKAQTAQPVLHPPSQAPQSPTFTSSPQQPVTNYTNPNGYTGIVVTQQASPQPVPSVASSPQNIQPVAIQAQVQSLSSTPILAASSSPPAQTHVQQVPVSVLLQPQFIKAESLLLTTLKPDVSMITTVTSPCITSLTTSTAPMQSTSLQALMNGGTILTTVPVMVDTEKLPINRIAISSKPGMQFHKGEKRTAHNAIEKRYRSSINDKIIELKDLVAGTEAKLNKSAVLRKAIDYIRYLQQSNQKLKQENMALKMANQKNKSLKDLVAMEVDVKAELPTPPASDAGSPEPSGSFSHCSSDSEPDSPMGEDSKPMANAEKAAGGMLDRSRMALCAFTLLFLSFNPLASLMCGSQSRAAEDVSPGHAGTGRTMLAVDNAADSWGWMDWMLPTLLVWLLNGVLVAGVLIKLLVYGEPITRPHSESSVLFWRHRKQADLDLARGDFAQASQNLWTCLKALGRPLPTSQLDLACAVLWSTLRLWLQRLWVGRWLACRAGTLCADRPLQEDARKSSRDAALVYHRLHQLHMTGKLGGSHLFAMHMALSAVNLAECAGDCLSVATLAEIYVSAALRVKTSLPRLLHITSRGFLSRARQACLSPSGSVPPAMQWLCHPLGHRFFVDGDWSVRSTPKESIYSQAGNTVDPLAQVTQAFREHLLEKALYCVAQPRGDKSSNEGQGEYSDALEYLQLLNSASDAAGATTQAFAIGSNMATVTGCDPHSKWWSSVAVVIINWLQGDDVAAERLYPAVEHLPRSLQADESPLPKACLNMFKAVRALLAKPENRQLSLNYCEKASSLFRDSLNLGPHCSSSTLDKLVQLLLCDLLLVTRTSLWREQQICSPASPQQSSASAASPAELQGFQQDLSSLRKLAHSFRPAMRRLFLHEATARLMAGASPTRTHQLLDRSLRRRATPGGKIEECETRPGQREQAEAAMLACWYLPPSFLSAPGQRVGMLADAARTLEKLGDKRTLHDCQQMIIKLGSGTTVAST, from the exons ATATGCTCCAGCTCATCCACAACCAGGAGATCCCGGAGCTCCAGGAGTTCAGCTTTTTTGATCACACCACCTTTCCTCCACCACCAGCTCCAACACATGACCTTTCAACCCTGGCTCCTTCCAGCTTGGCTCTCACTTCTCACACTTCTTCCACCTCATCCAATTCCTCAACCATCCTGAGCAGCAGCCCACATCTGGATGCTCTGCTCGGTCCCCCTGTCAGTCATAGCTCCTCCACCCCAGAAAAGACCTTCCATGTTCCAAAATTTCAGCAGTCTTCCTCCACCAAGGTAACATCTACTCCTGTGGCCCCAAGTCAGGTGAAGCAGCCCAAAGCTCAAACCGCTCAACCAGTACTTCACCCACCAAGCCAGGCTCCTCAGAGCCCTACATTCACCTCAAGCCCTCAGCAGCCCGTgactaactacacaaacccgAATGGATACACTGGTATAG TAGTCACTCAGCAGGCCTCTCCCCAGCCTGTGCCCAGTGTCGCCAGCTCTCCACAGAACATTCAGCCGGTAGCCATCCAGGCTCAGGTCCAGAGTTTGTCCTCAACTCCTATCCTCGCCGCCTCCTCCAGTCCTCCAGCACAGACTCATGTCCAGCAAGTTCCTGTAAGT GTCTTGTTGCAGCCTCAGTTCATCAAAGCAGAATCTCTCCTCCTCACCACCCTGAAGCCAGACGTATCTATGATAACTACAGTCACGTCTCCATGCATCACGTCTCTGACCACATCCACAGCTCCAATGCAGAGCACCTCACTGCAG GCTCTGATGAATGGTGGGACGATCCTGACCACAGTTCCTGTCATGGTGGACACAGAGAAGCTGCCCATTAACCGTATAGCCATTAGCAGCAAGCCAGGCATGCAGTTCCATAAAGGCGAGAAGCGAACAGCACACAACGCCATCGAGAAGCGCTACCGCTCCTCCATCAACGACAAGATCATCGAGCTCAAAGACCTTGTGGCTGGCACTGAGGCTAAG CTGAATAAATCTGCAGTGCTGAGGAAAGCCATCGACTACATCCGCTACCTTCAGCAGTCCAACCAGAAACTAAAGCAGGAGAACATGGCTCTCAAAATGGCCAACCAAAAGAACA agtCTCTCAAAGACCTGGTGGCCATGGAGGTGGATGTAAAGGCTGAACTTCCCACTCCTCCAGCCTCTGATGCCGGCTCTCCGGAGCCCAGTGGCTCCTTCTCCCATTGCAGCAGTGACTCTGAACCTGACAGTCCCATGGGAGAGGACAGTAAG CCTATGGCTAATGCTGAGAAGGCTGCTGGAGGGATGCTGGACCGCTCACGGATGGCTCTGTGCGCCTTcaccctcctcttcctctccttcaACCCGCTGGCGTCTCTGATGTGTGGGAGCCAAAGCAGAGCTGCAGAAGATGTTTCTCCAGGCCATGCAGGAACTGGCAGGACCATGCTTGCTGTTGATAATGCAG CTGACTCATGGGGCTGGATGGATTGGATGCTGCCCACTCTGTTGGTGTGGCTGCTAAATGGTGTTCTGGTAGCTGGTGTTCTGATCAAGCTATTGGTGTATGGAGAGCCCATCACTAGACCACACTCTGAATCCTCCGTCCTCTTCTGGAGACACCGTAAACAGGCTGATCTCGACCTGGCCAGA GGAGACTTTGCCCAGGCTTCTCAGAACCTTTGGACATGTTTGAAGGCTCTTGGTCGTCCTCTGCCCACCTCTCAGCTGGACTTGGCATGTGCTGTGCTCTGGTCCACCCTGCGTCTGTGGCTGCAGAGGCTGTGGGTCGGTCGCTGGCTGGCCTGCAGGGCTGGAACTCTGTGTGCCGATCGCCCCCTACAGGAGGATGCACGCAAGAGCAGCCGTGATGCCGCCCTCGTCTACCACCGCCTGCATCAGCTGCACATGACCG GGAAGCTGGGTGGCAGCCACCTGTTCGCGATGCACATGGCACTGAGTGCGGTCAATCTAGCCGAGTGTGCtggagactgtctgtctgtggccaCGCTGGCTGAGATCTACGTCTCTGCTGCCCTGAGAGTGAAAACCAGCTTGCCCCGCCTGCTGCATATCACCTCT CGGGGCTTTCTGAGTCGTGCGCGACAGGCCTGTCTGTCCCCTAGTGGCAGCGTTCCTCCTGCCATGCAGTGGCTCTGTCACCCTCTGGGTCATCGCTTCTTTGTGGATGGCGACTGGTCTGTACGCAGCACCCCTAAAGAGAGCATCTACAGCCAGGCTGGAAACACAG TGGATCCTCTGGCTCAGGTGACTCAGGCTTTCAGGGAGCACCTGCTGGAGAAGGCGCTGTACTGCGTCGCTCAGCCACGTGGAGACAAAAGCTCCAACGAAGGACAAGG CGAGTACTCCGATGCCCTGGAGTACCTGCAGCTGCTAAACAGTGCATCTGATGCTGCAGGAGCTACAACACAGGCCTTCGCCATCGGCTCTAACATGGCCACCGTCACCG GATGTGACCCTCACTCAAAATGGTGGTCGTCAGTTGCCGTGGTGATTATTAACTGGTTGCAGGGAGATGACGTAGCGGCAGAGAGGTTGTATCCAGCGGTGGAGCACCTTCCACGCAGTCTTCAGGCAGACga AAGTCCATTACCCAAAGCCTGTTTGAACATGTTTAAAGCAGTGCGCGCCCTGCTGGCCAAACCAGAGAACAGACAGCTGAGCCTGAACTACTGTGAGAAAGCCAGCAGCCTGTTCAGAGACAGCCTTAACCTGGGGCCAcactgcagcagcagcacctTAGATAAg TTAGTGCAGTTGTTACTGTGTGATCTGCTGCTGGTGACACGCACCAGCCTGTGGCGAGAGCAGCAGATTTGTTCTCCGGCTTCCCCTCAGCAGAGCTCGGCCTCAGCCGCTTCTCCAGCCGAGCTTCAGGGCTTCCAGCAGGACCTGAGCTCTCTGCGCAAACTGGCCCACAGCTTCCGACCCGCCATGCGAAGG ttgTTTCTGCATGAAGCCACTGCCAGGTTGATGGCAGGAGCAAGtccaacacgcacacaccagCTCCTGGACCGCAGTCTGCGCCGGCGTGCCACACCTGGAGGCAAAATCG aggagTGTGAGACACGGCCAGGCCAGCGTGAGCAGGCAGAAGCAGCCATGTTGGCATGTTGGTATCTGCCTCCGTCGTTCCTGTCGGCCCCGGGCCAGAGGGTGGGGATGTTGGCAGACGCTGCACGCACTCTTGAGAAGCTGGGGGACAAACGTACTCTTCACGACTGCCAGCAGATGATCATCAAACTGGGCAGCGGGACCACGGTTGCCTCCACTTAG
- the srebf1 gene encoding sterol regulatory element-binding protein 1 isoform X4, producing the protein MNNNMSFDDPSLDSLDPSISLNDPSDIDTALLNDIDDMLQLIHNQEIPELQEFSFFDHTTFPPPPAPTHDLSTLAPSSLALTSHTSSTSSNSSTILSSSPHLDALLGPPVSHSSSTPEKTFHVPKFQQSSSTKVTSTPVAPSQVKQPKAQTAQPVLHPPSQAPQSPTFTSSPQQPVTNYTNPNGYTVTQQASPQPVPSVASSPQNIQPVAIQAQVQSLSSTPILAASSSPPAQTHVQQVPVLLQPQFIKAESLLLTTLKPDVSMITTVTSPCITSLTTSTAPMQSTSLQALMNGGTILTTVPVMVDTEKLPINRIAISSKPGMQFHKGEKRTAHNAIEKRYRSSINDKIIELKDLVAGTEAKLNKSAVLRKAIDYIRYLQQSNQKLKQENMALKMANQKNKSLKDLVAMEVDVKAELPTPPASDAGSPEPSGSFSHCSSDSEPDSPMGEDSKPMANAEKAAGGMLDRSRMALCAFTLLFLSFNPLASLMCGSQSRAAEDVSPGHAGTGRTMLAVDNAADSWGWMDWMLPTLLVWLLNGVLVAGVLIKLLVYGEPITRPHSESSVLFWRHRKQADLDLARGDFAQASQNLWTCLKALGRPLPTSQLDLACAVLWSTLRLWLQRLWVGRWLACRAGTLCADRPLQEDARKSSRDAALVYHRLHQLHMTGKLGGSHLFAMHMALSAVNLAECAGDCLSVATLAEIYVSAALRVKTSLPRLLHITSRGFLSRARQACLSPSGSVPPAMQWLCHPLGHRFFVDGDWSVRSTPKESIYSQAGNTVDPLAQVTQAFREHLLEKALYCVAQPRGDKSSNEGQGEYSDALEYLQLLNSASDAAGATTQAFAIGSNMATVTGCDPHSKWWSSVAVVIINWLQGDDVAAERLYPAVEHLPRSLQADESPLPKACLNMFKAVRALLAKPENRQLSLNYCEKASSLFRDSLNLGPHCSSSTLDKLVQLLLCDLLLVTRTSLWREQQICSPASPQQSSASAASPAELQGFQQDLSSLRKLAHSFRPAMRRLFLHEATARLMAGASPTRTHQLLDRSLRRRATPGGKIEECETRPGQREQAEAAMLACWYLPPSFLSAPGQRVGMLADAARTLEKLGDKRTLHDCQQMIIKLGSGTTVAST; encoded by the exons ATATGCTCCAGCTCATCCACAACCAGGAGATCCCGGAGCTCCAGGAGTTCAGCTTTTTTGATCACACCACCTTTCCTCCACCACCAGCTCCAACACATGACCTTTCAACCCTGGCTCCTTCCAGCTTGGCTCTCACTTCTCACACTTCTTCCACCTCATCCAATTCCTCAACCATCCTGAGCAGCAGCCCACATCTGGATGCTCTGCTCGGTCCCCCTGTCAGTCATAGCTCCTCCACCCCAGAAAAGACCTTCCATGTTCCAAAATTTCAGCAGTCTTCCTCCACCAAGGTAACATCTACTCCTGTGGCCCCAAGTCAGGTGAAGCAGCCCAAAGCTCAAACCGCTCAACCAGTACTTCACCCACCAAGCCAGGCTCCTCAGAGCCCTACATTCACCTCAAGCCCTCAGCAGCCCGTgactaactacacaaacccgAATGGATACACTG TCACTCAGCAGGCCTCTCCCCAGCCTGTGCCCAGTGTCGCCAGCTCTCCACAGAACATTCAGCCGGTAGCCATCCAGGCTCAGGTCCAGAGTTTGTCCTCAACTCCTATCCTCGCCGCCTCCTCCAGTCCTCCAGCACAGACTCATGTCCAGCAAGTTCCT GTCTTGTTGCAGCCTCAGTTCATCAAAGCAGAATCTCTCCTCCTCACCACCCTGAAGCCAGACGTATCTATGATAACTACAGTCACGTCTCCATGCATCACGTCTCTGACCACATCCACAGCTCCAATGCAGAGCACCTCACTGCAG GCTCTGATGAATGGTGGGACGATCCTGACCACAGTTCCTGTCATGGTGGACACAGAGAAGCTGCCCATTAACCGTATAGCCATTAGCAGCAAGCCAGGCATGCAGTTCCATAAAGGCGAGAAGCGAACAGCACACAACGCCATCGAGAAGCGCTACCGCTCCTCCATCAACGACAAGATCATCGAGCTCAAAGACCTTGTGGCTGGCACTGAGGCTAAG CTGAATAAATCTGCAGTGCTGAGGAAAGCCATCGACTACATCCGCTACCTTCAGCAGTCCAACCAGAAACTAAAGCAGGAGAACATGGCTCTCAAAATGGCCAACCAAAAGAACA agtCTCTCAAAGACCTGGTGGCCATGGAGGTGGATGTAAAGGCTGAACTTCCCACTCCTCCAGCCTCTGATGCCGGCTCTCCGGAGCCCAGTGGCTCCTTCTCCCATTGCAGCAGTGACTCTGAACCTGACAGTCCCATGGGAGAGGACAGTAAG CCTATGGCTAATGCTGAGAAGGCTGCTGGAGGGATGCTGGACCGCTCACGGATGGCTCTGTGCGCCTTcaccctcctcttcctctccttcaACCCGCTGGCGTCTCTGATGTGTGGGAGCCAAAGCAGAGCTGCAGAAGATGTTTCTCCAGGCCATGCAGGAACTGGCAGGACCATGCTTGCTGTTGATAATGCAG CTGACTCATGGGGCTGGATGGATTGGATGCTGCCCACTCTGTTGGTGTGGCTGCTAAATGGTGTTCTGGTAGCTGGTGTTCTGATCAAGCTATTGGTGTATGGAGAGCCCATCACTAGACCACACTCTGAATCCTCCGTCCTCTTCTGGAGACACCGTAAACAGGCTGATCTCGACCTGGCCAGA GGAGACTTTGCCCAGGCTTCTCAGAACCTTTGGACATGTTTGAAGGCTCTTGGTCGTCCTCTGCCCACCTCTCAGCTGGACTTGGCATGTGCTGTGCTCTGGTCCACCCTGCGTCTGTGGCTGCAGAGGCTGTGGGTCGGTCGCTGGCTGGCCTGCAGGGCTGGAACTCTGTGTGCCGATCGCCCCCTACAGGAGGATGCACGCAAGAGCAGCCGTGATGCCGCCCTCGTCTACCACCGCCTGCATCAGCTGCACATGACCG GGAAGCTGGGTGGCAGCCACCTGTTCGCGATGCACATGGCACTGAGTGCGGTCAATCTAGCCGAGTGTGCtggagactgtctgtctgtggccaCGCTGGCTGAGATCTACGTCTCTGCTGCCCTGAGAGTGAAAACCAGCTTGCCCCGCCTGCTGCATATCACCTCT CGGGGCTTTCTGAGTCGTGCGCGACAGGCCTGTCTGTCCCCTAGTGGCAGCGTTCCTCCTGCCATGCAGTGGCTCTGTCACCCTCTGGGTCATCGCTTCTTTGTGGATGGCGACTGGTCTGTACGCAGCACCCCTAAAGAGAGCATCTACAGCCAGGCTGGAAACACAG TGGATCCTCTGGCTCAGGTGACTCAGGCTTTCAGGGAGCACCTGCTGGAGAAGGCGCTGTACTGCGTCGCTCAGCCACGTGGAGACAAAAGCTCCAACGAAGGACAAGG CGAGTACTCCGATGCCCTGGAGTACCTGCAGCTGCTAAACAGTGCATCTGATGCTGCAGGAGCTACAACACAGGCCTTCGCCATCGGCTCTAACATGGCCACCGTCACCG GATGTGACCCTCACTCAAAATGGTGGTCGTCAGTTGCCGTGGTGATTATTAACTGGTTGCAGGGAGATGACGTAGCGGCAGAGAGGTTGTATCCAGCGGTGGAGCACCTTCCACGCAGTCTTCAGGCAGACga AAGTCCATTACCCAAAGCCTGTTTGAACATGTTTAAAGCAGTGCGCGCCCTGCTGGCCAAACCAGAGAACAGACAGCTGAGCCTGAACTACTGTGAGAAAGCCAGCAGCCTGTTCAGAGACAGCCTTAACCTGGGGCCAcactgcagcagcagcacctTAGATAAg TTAGTGCAGTTGTTACTGTGTGATCTGCTGCTGGTGACACGCACCAGCCTGTGGCGAGAGCAGCAGATTTGTTCTCCGGCTTCCCCTCAGCAGAGCTCGGCCTCAGCCGCTTCTCCAGCCGAGCTTCAGGGCTTCCAGCAGGACCTGAGCTCTCTGCGCAAACTGGCCCACAGCTTCCGACCCGCCATGCGAAGG ttgTTTCTGCATGAAGCCACTGCCAGGTTGATGGCAGGAGCAAGtccaacacgcacacaccagCTCCTGGACCGCAGTCTGCGCCGGCGTGCCACACCTGGAGGCAAAATCG aggagTGTGAGACACGGCCAGGCCAGCGTGAGCAGGCAGAAGCAGCCATGTTGGCATGTTGGTATCTGCCTCCGTCGTTCCTGTCGGCCCCGGGCCAGAGGGTGGGGATGTTGGCAGACGCTGCACGCACTCTTGAGAAGCTGGGGGACAAACGTACTCTTCACGACTGCCAGCAGATGATCATCAAACTGGGCAGCGGGACCACGGTTGCCTCCACTTAG
- the srebf1 gene encoding sterol regulatory element-binding protein 1 isoform X3, whose protein sequence is MNNNMSFDDPSLDSLDPSISLNDPSDIDTALLNDIDDMLQLIHNQEIPELQEFSFFDHTTFPPPPAPTHDLSTLAPSSLALTSHTSSTSSNSSTILSSSPHLDALLGPPVSHSSSTPEKTFHVPKFQQSSSTKVTSTPVAPSQVKQPKAQTAQPVLHPPSQAPQSPTFTSSPQQPVTNYTNPNGYTVVTQQASPQPVPSVASSPQNIQPVAIQAQVQSLSSTPILAASSSPPAQTHVQQVPVLLQPQFIKAESLLLTTLKPDVSMITTVTSPCITSLTTSTAPMQSTSLQALMNGGTILTTVPVMVDTEKLPINRIAISSKPGMQFHKGEKRTAHNAIEKRYRSSINDKIIELKDLVAGTEAKLNKSAVLRKAIDYIRYLQQSNQKLKQENMALKMANQKNKSLKDLVAMEVDVKAELPTPPASDAGSPEPSGSFSHCSSDSEPDSPMGEDSKPMANAEKAAGGMLDRSRMALCAFTLLFLSFNPLASLMCGSQSRAAEDVSPGHAGTGRTMLAVDNAADSWGWMDWMLPTLLVWLLNGVLVAGVLIKLLVYGEPITRPHSESSVLFWRHRKQADLDLARGDFAQASQNLWTCLKALGRPLPTSQLDLACAVLWSTLRLWLQRLWVGRWLACRAGTLCADRPLQEDARKSSRDAALVYHRLHQLHMTGKLGGSHLFAMHMALSAVNLAECAGDCLSVATLAEIYVSAALRVKTSLPRLLHITSRGFLSRARQACLSPSGSVPPAMQWLCHPLGHRFFVDGDWSVRSTPKESIYSQAGNTVDPLAQVTQAFREHLLEKALYCVAQPRGDKSSNEGQGEYSDALEYLQLLNSASDAAGATTQAFAIGSNMATVTGCDPHSKWWSSVAVVIINWLQGDDVAAERLYPAVEHLPRSLQADESPLPKACLNMFKAVRALLAKPENRQLSLNYCEKASSLFRDSLNLGPHCSSSTLDKLVQLLLCDLLLVTRTSLWREQQICSPASPQQSSASAASPAELQGFQQDLSSLRKLAHSFRPAMRRLFLHEATARLMAGASPTRTHQLLDRSLRRRATPGGKIEECETRPGQREQAEAAMLACWYLPPSFLSAPGQRVGMLADAARTLEKLGDKRTLHDCQQMIIKLGSGTTVAST, encoded by the exons ATATGCTCCAGCTCATCCACAACCAGGAGATCCCGGAGCTCCAGGAGTTCAGCTTTTTTGATCACACCACCTTTCCTCCACCACCAGCTCCAACACATGACCTTTCAACCCTGGCTCCTTCCAGCTTGGCTCTCACTTCTCACACTTCTTCCACCTCATCCAATTCCTCAACCATCCTGAGCAGCAGCCCACATCTGGATGCTCTGCTCGGTCCCCCTGTCAGTCATAGCTCCTCCACCCCAGAAAAGACCTTCCATGTTCCAAAATTTCAGCAGTCTTCCTCCACCAAGGTAACATCTACTCCTGTGGCCCCAAGTCAGGTGAAGCAGCCCAAAGCTCAAACCGCTCAACCAGTACTTCACCCACCAAGCCAGGCTCCTCAGAGCCCTACATTCACCTCAAGCCCTCAGCAGCCCGTgactaactacacaaacccgAATGGATACACTG TAGTCACTCAGCAGGCCTCTCCCCAGCCTGTGCCCAGTGTCGCCAGCTCTCCACAGAACATTCAGCCGGTAGCCATCCAGGCTCAGGTCCAGAGTTTGTCCTCAACTCCTATCCTCGCCGCCTCCTCCAGTCCTCCAGCACAGACTCATGTCCAGCAAGTTCCT GTCTTGTTGCAGCCTCAGTTCATCAAAGCAGAATCTCTCCTCCTCACCACCCTGAAGCCAGACGTATCTATGATAACTACAGTCACGTCTCCATGCATCACGTCTCTGACCACATCCACAGCTCCAATGCAGAGCACCTCACTGCAG GCTCTGATGAATGGTGGGACGATCCTGACCACAGTTCCTGTCATGGTGGACACAGAGAAGCTGCCCATTAACCGTATAGCCATTAGCAGCAAGCCAGGCATGCAGTTCCATAAAGGCGAGAAGCGAACAGCACACAACGCCATCGAGAAGCGCTACCGCTCCTCCATCAACGACAAGATCATCGAGCTCAAAGACCTTGTGGCTGGCACTGAGGCTAAG CTGAATAAATCTGCAGTGCTGAGGAAAGCCATCGACTACATCCGCTACCTTCAGCAGTCCAACCAGAAACTAAAGCAGGAGAACATGGCTCTCAAAATGGCCAACCAAAAGAACA agtCTCTCAAAGACCTGGTGGCCATGGAGGTGGATGTAAAGGCTGAACTTCCCACTCCTCCAGCCTCTGATGCCGGCTCTCCGGAGCCCAGTGGCTCCTTCTCCCATTGCAGCAGTGACTCTGAACCTGACAGTCCCATGGGAGAGGACAGTAAG CCTATGGCTAATGCTGAGAAGGCTGCTGGAGGGATGCTGGACCGCTCACGGATGGCTCTGTGCGCCTTcaccctcctcttcctctccttcaACCCGCTGGCGTCTCTGATGTGTGGGAGCCAAAGCAGAGCTGCAGAAGATGTTTCTCCAGGCCATGCAGGAACTGGCAGGACCATGCTTGCTGTTGATAATGCAG CTGACTCATGGGGCTGGATGGATTGGATGCTGCCCACTCTGTTGGTGTGGCTGCTAAATGGTGTTCTGGTAGCTGGTGTTCTGATCAAGCTATTGGTGTATGGAGAGCCCATCACTAGACCACACTCTGAATCCTCCGTCCTCTTCTGGAGACACCGTAAACAGGCTGATCTCGACCTGGCCAGA GGAGACTTTGCCCAGGCTTCTCAGAACCTTTGGACATGTTTGAAGGCTCTTGGTCGTCCTCTGCCCACCTCTCAGCTGGACTTGGCATGTGCTGTGCTCTGGTCCACCCTGCGTCTGTGGCTGCAGAGGCTGTGGGTCGGTCGCTGGCTGGCCTGCAGGGCTGGAACTCTGTGTGCCGATCGCCCCCTACAGGAGGATGCACGCAAGAGCAGCCGTGATGCCGCCCTCGTCTACCACCGCCTGCATCAGCTGCACATGACCG GGAAGCTGGGTGGCAGCCACCTGTTCGCGATGCACATGGCACTGAGTGCGGTCAATCTAGCCGAGTGTGCtggagactgtctgtctgtggccaCGCTGGCTGAGATCTACGTCTCTGCTGCCCTGAGAGTGAAAACCAGCTTGCCCCGCCTGCTGCATATCACCTCT CGGGGCTTTCTGAGTCGTGCGCGACAGGCCTGTCTGTCCCCTAGTGGCAGCGTTCCTCCTGCCATGCAGTGGCTCTGTCACCCTCTGGGTCATCGCTTCTTTGTGGATGGCGACTGGTCTGTACGCAGCACCCCTAAAGAGAGCATCTACAGCCAGGCTGGAAACACAG TGGATCCTCTGGCTCAGGTGACTCAGGCTTTCAGGGAGCACCTGCTGGAGAAGGCGCTGTACTGCGTCGCTCAGCCACGTGGAGACAAAAGCTCCAACGAAGGACAAGG CGAGTACTCCGATGCCCTGGAGTACCTGCAGCTGCTAAACAGTGCATCTGATGCTGCAGGAGCTACAACACAGGCCTTCGCCATCGGCTCTAACATGGCCACCGTCACCG GATGTGACCCTCACTCAAAATGGTGGTCGTCAGTTGCCGTGGTGATTATTAACTGGTTGCAGGGAGATGACGTAGCGGCAGAGAGGTTGTATCCAGCGGTGGAGCACCTTCCACGCAGTCTTCAGGCAGACga AAGTCCATTACCCAAAGCCTGTTTGAACATGTTTAAAGCAGTGCGCGCCCTGCTGGCCAAACCAGAGAACAGACAGCTGAGCCTGAACTACTGTGAGAAAGCCAGCAGCCTGTTCAGAGACAGCCTTAACCTGGGGCCAcactgcagcagcagcacctTAGATAAg TTAGTGCAGTTGTTACTGTGTGATCTGCTGCTGGTGACACGCACCAGCCTGTGGCGAGAGCAGCAGATTTGTTCTCCGGCTTCCCCTCAGCAGAGCTCGGCCTCAGCCGCTTCTCCAGCCGAGCTTCAGGGCTTCCAGCAGGACCTGAGCTCTCTGCGCAAACTGGCCCACAGCTTCCGACCCGCCATGCGAAGG ttgTTTCTGCATGAAGCCACTGCCAGGTTGATGGCAGGAGCAAGtccaacacgcacacaccagCTCCTGGACCGCAGTCTGCGCCGGCGTGCCACACCTGGAGGCAAAATCG aggagTGTGAGACACGGCCAGGCCAGCGTGAGCAGGCAGAAGCAGCCATGTTGGCATGTTGGTATCTGCCTCCGTCGTTCCTGTCGGCCCCGGGCCAGAGGGTGGGGATGTTGGCAGACGCTGCACGCACTCTTGAGAAGCTGGGGGACAAACGTACTCTTCACGACTGCCAGCAGATGATCATCAAACTGGGCAGCGGGACCACGGTTGCCTCCACTTAG